The sequence below is a genomic window from Pagrus major chromosome 20, Pma_NU_1.0.
atatctatatctatctatctatctatctatctatctatatatatatatatatatatatatatatatatatatatatgtttatagaTGTATGTATGAATTGTACACTATGGGTTTATCGGCTCCGgtattcatcatttttctgattattaaattcaattgcagataaaataaatacgttttaaaatgcactactttggttctgatgcagcatgaaatCTGCAAAGTACCTGGTAACTAaggttaataaataaatgtagtggagaaaatggtaaaatgtttgcctccaaaatgtagtaaGTGGAAGtacatcaaaattgtactgaagtacagcacttgagtaaatatactgaGTTACATTCCTTCACAGAATAAATGGCTTGAATATTACTGCTGAACTTGATGTAATATTTTGAATCTCAAAGCTCATAGAAACCTTTATAAAGGACATTACTTCCTTTTTGGTGCTGGATTTAGTAatttcataaaaacacattatttcacCAAGCAGGTTGTGTAATGAATTGAGTAAATGATCTATTTGTAACTGAGTCAGTAAACCACAGATGGCACAATCGTCCCACAGGGTGAGATAAAGACTTCCTATCAGAAGCGCTGGTGCATGCTGAAGGGGAACCTCCTCTTCTACAAGGAACGGCCGACCGACCGAGACCTGACAGGAGTGATTGTTCTGGAGGGCTGCACCGTCCAGCTGTGCGAGTCCGAAGAGCAGTTCGCCTTCTCGTTGGTGTGGAGCGACCCGGGACTGCGGACGTACAAGTTTGCTGCCGAGGACCAGGCCAGTCAGGAGAGCTGGATCAAAGCCCTgctgtcagccaatcacagctaCCTGGCCCTGCTAGTGATGGACCTGGAGAAGAAGTACAGAGGTGAGAGGCTGGAAGGCTGAGggtgtttgtttatctgtggGTGAAAGAGAGCCGCCTTTGTTCTGGAGAGCAGCTGTGTGAATCACTGCTTACAGACGCCGTGTACATCGTGGTACATGGTATGCAGACTGTATAACCTCGTAACATCTCTCAGACAcattcatgtaaacacaatAAGTCAATTTGTAATGATCTAAATATGTCGACTTTTTCAAAGAGGGGTTCAAATTCCTCCTGTTTTAGGGCAGGAATCAAACAGGCAGCAGTCTCATTAAACTCCATGAAAATGATCAGTTGTTGACACTTCTTGAAACAGTCTGTTCTCTAGCTCAACCTGACTTTCTATGTTTGGAAAGAGACATTTGAGACATGGTAAAGCAAAAGTGTTGCTGGTCATAGTATAAGTATTTACGTGCCATATTGTATCGTTCCCAATGATATCGATAAAATGAGGTAATGCTGTCATACTGttgaagtgaaaataaaattgcTCGCAGCTCCACGGCGGAGGAGTTTGATATCAAATAGGGGAGCAGTCTCAGTAGTGTGGGAATGCTTTGGTTACAAGAGAACAACAAACAACTTTATTTCACCATCTCAAGCAGAAGCACCCGGGTGATTAAGTGGAGAGCTCATATAAGCGTGTGGGAAGCGTCACAGTTTGGCCATATTTATCCTCTGATTTTGCAACTTTGctagaaaataaaaaggttactctaaaatacaaacaaaaatggTAAAACATTTCTGTCCCATTATTGAGCAATAGATTTAAAACATAGGGGCTGTTTTGTAATGCTCTCATGGGCCAGACCTGGCCAGGTAGTTTGAGTGTTtaacacttaaaggtgcaatatgtaagaactttagttgaaaacattgaaaagttatcaacagaatgtgaaggaataacagtttcGACGCTATGacttctatgtattgtgttgcaaagcatgttcagcatgctaaccagctagcccatcCTGGTCCAGATGTCGAGCACAAAGctttggcagcagttagcggtcacTCTGATGATAAGCTGTTTTGAATTCgaggtggtcaattcttacatattgcacctttaattattgCGTAACAATACAGTTAAttgttttgcatctttaaaaagtaaaatgaataattaataagACATTCGCAGTGCTCTACAGCCTGGATGGCTGTTGTTCATGTGGCATAGTGGGTCGTGGTGTCCTTAAGCAAAACATTGCACCACAGCAACAGCACTGAGAAATGAGTTCAGTGTAATGTCTCTGTTAACATACCAACTGTTTGGTTATTTCTGCATTTCTCTGTTCCTCAGATGCATTAGCTGAGTTCCCCAGTGAACCAGCCAAGCCTTTCGTCATGCCAAATTTCACAGCAGAAGCGGGATTTCCTGCAGCCTCCTGTTTGAGCGCACAAACTTCAATGCTCTCTTCATTTCCAGCACCAGGTGTGGGAGCAGGATCCACATTGACCTCCAGTCCGACGCTTCTAGCTCCGACCGTTTCATCCAAAACAGCCAGTAAAAGATCACCCAAACTGTGGCCCAAGAGGAGTGCAAATGTGATGCCTGTTAACACTCCTGCTCCGCCTCTGGGGGAGTGGTCAGGGTTGTGTTTCAGCACCCAGGAGGATTTTAGTAAATTACATGACGATTTTGGAAAAGAGGTGAAGGAACTGATTGCTGATTGGTCAAAGAGGGGACGAGG
It includes:
- the LOC141015080 gene encoding sesquipedalian-2-like yields the protein MKLDEKVVSHYESSNSPVDKEGYLFKKGEIKTSYQKRWCMLKGNLLFYKERPTDRDLTGVIVLEGCTVQLCESEEQFAFSLVWSDPGLRTYKFAAEDQASQESWIKALLSANHSYLALLVMDLEKKYRDALAEFPSEPAKPFVMPNFTAEAGFPAASCLSAQTSMLSSFPAPGVGAGSTLTSSPTLLAPTVSSKTASKRSPKLWPKRSANVMPVNTPAPPLGEWSGLCFSTQEDFSKLHDDFGKEVKELIADWSKRGRGDDVVQEENLIDFG